Within Bdellovibrionales bacterium, the genomic segment GTTTTTCGACTTTTCAAGAAAGCCTAAAACTCGACGTCGAGCAAACTCTTTTTGGCGCAACTTATACTGATCGTGAGCAGAAGGTCCACTTAAATTTTGCAGATAAGTGCCGTAATCGAGGATTTGAATTTCGTAGGGATAAAAGAAACTCAACTGCCTAGGCTTTCCGCCTTCAGAAATTTCGATGCGTATGAGTCGACGGGTAATAAACTTCAAGAAGCGATAGTTCCCACTCGAGAACATGTTTAATTTTTTTCTATATTCAGCGTGACGGCCTGGCTCTTCCAGCTTGGCGGCAAGTCTTCTGTCTATTTCCTCCAAAGAGGAATCGCTCCCCTTCGACAAAGTCTCCATTGTCTCAAAAAAAAGATTGAGGGGATAGAGCGTGTTGTTTGACTCTTCAGAAATACCATGTGCAAAGTTCACCAAGTTATTGTCGCTCAAAAATCTCAAAACTCGAAACGCATCGAACAAATGGCGCGTGACAAAACGAGCTCCTAATTTGTCCAATATCGTAAAGGCAATCGCTCCTGGCTTTGCCAATAGTTTATTAACTGCAGAATCAAAGCTCTTGAATGATTTCACAACAAACTTATCAAGGCGGATGCGGTCAGAGTCACTTGAGCTGCCAAGCCATACGCCGCTCACTGGATCTCGATGGACATAATTCTGAAGAGGAGAAAGTATCTGTTCCTGAATTTCCTTTGAGAATTGAGCAAACAAATCATTCTCTAAGTGTACCAGGACATGCATGACTCTCAAGATTGCGCAAGCCCAACCCTGGACCGAATTGTGTTGGATGTTTCGGGTGGAAGCATAAATAAGGAGATAAGATAGATCTTTCAGTTGATTTGGATCACTCAGCATTTCAGGGATTTGTTCATCATCCCTCAAAAGATAGGTGCGAAGATAATTGAGCGCCCTCCTATAGTATTTCCAAAGATTATCTAGATGGACTTCGTTGTTCATATCATAACCGTAAGTCAATATGAATCGCCTGGCCTCTTCAACATTGGAAATATTGAGGGTTTGAATCTCAAGCGCAGGAACTCCGCCTACGAGCGTTTGAAACATACTATGGTCGAAACGAAAATTAATGCTCATTCCGTGCACGCTATAATTGGATATCCACTGAAGCAATAAAAAACCCTCGGAGAAATTGGATATTTTCTATCCGTCTCCGAGGGCCAGGGGTTGGGGGAGGAACAGGGACATCTCTACATCAAATCTCAATTACATTTAAAAAAACCACAGGTTGCCACAGAAAAGTTTCCGATGGTACCCTCAGCTCCAGGAGTCGCGCCATCCCAGTAGCGTGCATTATCAAATTTCACAACTCCTTGAAAATTATCTTTGCCAATAGTGCCCTCAAGTTTAATACTTCCGTAGGAATCGCTAAAGGTAATGACAGCTCTCGTCCCTTCGACGTATCCATCCGCAGAGCCGCGAATATGGATGGGATATTCAGGTATGAGATTTCCTGAAGCATCTGTTTTTCCCGCAAAACTATCCCATATCGAAATTCTAATTTCAGAAACATCTCGACGAATGCGCTGGTTGGAAGGTCCTGTTGTAAACGAAGCCTCCGTCTCAACATAACCCCAAAATCGAACTCCTGTGCTCTGTCCAGACCGGCCGCTCACTGTCCCCAGCTCTTTTGGATCTATTGAAGCAGAAACCAAATAATAGATCGCATCCTGAAAGGCATTTTCAGGACTTCCAGTCATCTCTCCCCAGGATGTTCCAGAAGATGGACTGTATTTAATGGGCTGACCATTTTGATCCGTCGCTCCTCGATCCGTAATCTCACTCGGACCTCGCGCATTACGACCCACTCTAATTTGCTGACGCTTGTCCTTTTTTGCACATCCAGATGCCACAGCGGCCACAATGAAAGCCAAAATAATTTTTTTAAAGAATCTCATTTTTCACTCCATCAACCCATGTTCTCGGGTTAACACAGCTTCTATAAAGGCAAGGTCGGTGCCGGCCAAATCGCTCTCTTTCTCTGATAATTTTGAGCTGAGCCGAGCATGGGGTCACGAAAAGGGGACTAACTCCTTTTTCGTCCAACAACTGATCAAATTCTACACACTGTCTGGCCGCAGCGGCCTGTCACCAAAGACCGCCTCTTTGAGCTGGCCAATCGGCACAGAGATAATGTTAACTAATTGATAATACTTATATATTATCTATTTTAGTAAAAGGTGCGATTTGTTTTGGCGATGTTGAGGTAGGGTTGGGTTGGTGCAAATCGCTTTCCATAGCGAGTTGCATAAAGCTCTAATTCCTGGACCACATAGGACGAACCAAGAGAGTCCGCATAGCGCAAAAGACCTCCACGGAAAGGAGGAAATCCCGTGCCCATAATCATCGCCAAATCCACATTCTCTGGTTTCTCGACGATTCGATCTTCTATCAGAGCAAGGGCAGCCTCGTTGATCATGACAAACAGGCCACGTTCAATCACTTCTTGGCTCTCCAGTTTATCCGTTGGAGGCGGCAATCCCAACACCTGATAGATCGACTTATCTACTTCGATTTCTTTTCCCCTTTCATCGTACCGATAAAACCCTAAGCCACCCTTACGTCCCAGTCGTTTTGATTCCTCAATTTTTTGAACGAGCTTCGAGGCCTCGATACGATCTCCAAACGACTGCTTAAAAATTTTTAATACCTTCATTCCCACGTCGAGCCCCACTTCGTCCATCAAACGACAAGGCCACATGGGCATTCCAAACTCATGCGTGAAAATGCGGTCCAATTTCTCAACGGACATCCCATCTTCAAGTAGAAAGAGAGCTTCGCTCATCCATGGCAGCAAAAGTCTATTGACGAGAAAACCGGGACCATCTTTTACGACAACCGGCATCTTCCCCAAAGTTTTAGACAACTCAAAAATAGTTGCAACGGCCTCATCACTTGTTTTTTGACCGCGTATGACTTCCACCAATGGCATCTTGTCGACAGGATTAAAAAAATGCATCCCGACAAAGTTTTCGGGATGAGGAAGATCAGCCCCCATCTCACTGACACTCAATGAACTGGTGTTGGTTGCCAAAATCACATCGGACCGACAGTGCTGAGCAGTTTCGGCCAAAACTCTTTTCTTAATTCCCATATCCTCAACGATTGCCTCGACGACAACGTCCATGTTCTTGAAACCTGAATAATCTAAGGTGCCGCTGATAAATCCCATCTTCTTTTCGAATTCATATTTATCCATTCTCCTCCGCTCCATTCGCTTCTTCCAAATGTCGCGGGCCTGTTTAAATCCTCGAGAGATCGCATCGTGATTCACATCTTTCATATGAACTTCAATGTCTTTATCCGCAGCAACTTGAGCTATTCCTCCGCCCATGACCCCAGCTCCAAGGACGGCCATTTTTTTTACCTTGCTGCCCTTGATCGATTGTGCAACCCCCGTCTGCTTTTGATCCCTTCGGTCATGTAATAAAGTTCAATCAGATTTTTGGAAATGCTGGTGACCGCAACATCACAGAAACCCTCCGCCTCAATTTTGAGTGCCCTGTCCCGGTCCGCCAGTCCGTAAGTTCTTTTGATAATTTCGAGGGCCTTCAAAGGAGCAGGATAAAAACCCTTTGTCTGTTGTAGCAACAGTTTTTTTGCTTGACGAAATACAACCGACTTAAGAGGACCGTTCAGCAGGTAATCAACGGAACCGCAGGATCGAAAGCTTTTCAGGCGCTTTCCTTTTTTCCCCTCGACAATTTCTTGAGCTAAAGCTTCTGCCCTCTGCAAAAGCTCAGATGGGGCCACCACTTCGTCGACAAGACCAATTTTCCTGGCCTTTCCGGCATCCACTGACTTTCCAGCAAGAATGATATCTAAGGCGGCCTGAAGTCCCACAATTCTTGGCATGCGAACACATCCGCCAAAACCGGGCAAAATCCCCAACTGAACTTCGGGGAGTCCAATCTTAGTTGATTTATCATCGGTTGCAATTCGATAGTCACAGGCCATGATCAGTTCACAGCCTCCTCCCATACAGGCGCCATGCACTGCCGCTATAACAGGGATCTTCAGATCCTCAAGTTGATTGAACAACTTGTGGGCCGGCCCCAATTTCTCCATGAAGGCTTCACGCGTGGACAGTTTCTTGATTTCATCGATATCGGCACCAGCAATAAAAATATTCGGTTTTTTTGAAATCAAAATGACGGCTTTGAAAGAGGAATTCTGAATTTCTTCAACTAACTCTTTAAAACGAGCCATGATGGGGGTAGAAAGTTTATTTACCTTTTCTCCCGCTAAGTCCCATTCAATAATCGCAACAGAATTCTTGGGAACAATTCTTAGACTTTCTTGAATACTCATAAAAACAAGTCTCCCCTTGGCAAATTCACACAACATGAAACTCGCAACACTCGTGATCAAAAGGTGCCCTGGATGCCCAATTGATGTCAACTTAGGGAGGGCAAAACTTTGACCAATGTGACGCGTCAAACGCTAGTAGAAAGAGGATTTTTTTCATTTTTAAATGCCCTCGGAAAACTGAGGGAGCCAAGATTCCATACCGGTGGGATGTTCCGTAAAAATCCCATCTCGCAGTTGGGCGGCCATTTGGCTTTACCAGGGTTTGAGAACAAGGTTGAAGGAGCTTTTCTAGCCTAAATAGCGGGGAGATAATTTCGCATGAAGAATCTCGATAAAGAGGCCCTGGAGTATCATTCAGCAGGAGCACCTGGCAAAATTGAAGTGGTGTCGACCAAGCCAGTGAACACCGAGTACGCCCTTTCTTTGGCCTATTCTCCTGGGGTGGCGGCGCCATGCAAAGCGATCGCTCTTAACCCCGACGATGTGTATAAATACACGATTCGAGGCAATCTGGTCGCAGTGATCACAAACGGAACGGCCGTGTTAGGACTGGGAGACATCGGTCCTCTGGCCGGCAAGCCTGTGATGGAAGGCAAAGGGATTCTCTTTAAGCAATTCGCCAACATCGATGTCTTTGACATTGAGCTCAATTCCAAGGACACGGAGTCTTTTATTGCCACGGTTAAAAACCTGGAGCCAACTTTTGGCGGCATCAACCTCGAGGACATTGCGGCACCTGAGTGCTTTGTCATTGAGGAGCGTCTCCGCAAAGAATTGCAAATTCCTGTTTTCCATGATGATCAGCACGGAACAGCAATCATCACAGCAGCTGCGTTTATCAATGCCTGTGATATTTCAAAGAGGGCGCTCGAAACCACGAGAATTGTTTTTAATGGAGCGGGAGCCGCTTCGATCGCTTGCGCTAAATTGCTCAAAAGCTTGGGAGTCGGAGGCGAGAACATTATCATGTGCGACTCCAAAGGTGTCATCCGAAAGGGACGCACCGAAGGAATGAACTCTTATAAAGAGGAATTCGCGGTCAACACAGAACGAAAGACTCTTGCTGAGGCGCTGGATGGGGCTGATTGTTTTATTGGCCTCAGCGTTTCCGGTGCCATCACTCCCGATATGCTCAAGGTCATGGCTCCAAATCCAATTGTTTTCGCCATGGCAAATCCGATTCCTGAGATTGATCCCCGCCTTGCGCTTGAAGCCAGACCAGACGTCATTGTGGCAACTGGCCGAAGTGATTTTCCGAATCAGGTTAATAATGTCCTGGGGTTTCCCTCCATTTTTAGAGGTGCGCTTGATGTCCAGGCCACGACCATCAATGAAGAAATGAAAATCGCCGCCGTTCATGCTTTGGCCAAACTCGCTCGCGAAGATGTTCCGGAGAGCGTCTCCGCCGCCTATTCAAACAAGACCTTTCACTATGGACCTGAATATATCATCCCTAAACCTTTCGATAACAGGGTTTTGACGACTGTGGCTCCCGCCGTGGCAAAAGCGGCGATGGAATCTGGAGTTGCAAGAAAGCCCATCGAGGATTTCAAAAAATACAAAGTTCGGCTTGAAAGCATGCAAAGCCTCCGGCGTGGCTTTGTTCGATCACACATGAACCGGGTCAAAACGCATGCCAGAAAGCGCCAGCTTCCGGTCCCAACAATCATCTTTCCCGAGGGAGCGAGCACTAAAATTCTCAAAGCAATCAATATGCTCAAAAATGAGAAGGTGATTCGTCCCATCCTGCTCGGCTACGAGGAAACCATCCTCAAAAAGATAAAGGAGATGGAACTCGACAATTTAACGGGTTTAACGATTTGGCAACCAAGCAAACACCCCCGATTTGATGAATTTGTTAACCGATTTTACGAATTGCGCTTGAGAAAGGGAGTGATGAAGGCCGAAGCTGAGAGGCTCGTTTCCGATCCTTACTATTTCTCAGCGATGGCGGTCGCACTCGGTGAAGTCGATGGCCTTGTTTCTGGAGCTACCCATCCCTACTCAGAATGTGTGAGACCCATTCTTGAAATTATCGGCACCGGACGACGCCGCACCATATCGGGACTCAACTTCGTCTTATGGCAAGACCGTATGATCTTCTTCGCTGACACGACAATCAATATCGATCCAACTGCCGAGCAGTTGGCAAGCATCGCAATTCACGCCGCTCAAGTCGCCAAATATTTTAAGATTGAGCCTCGAATAGCCATGTTGAGCTTCACCAATTTTACAGCTACCAAAGAAAGCCCACAAAAAATGAGAAAAGCTGCCGAACTTGTGAGGGAAAAGTGCCCGAATCTCATCGTTGACGGAGAAATGCAGGCAGATACGGCGATCAACCCAGATATCATGGAAAGAATCTTCCCCTTTAGCAATATCAAGGGGGGAGCGAATGTTCTCATTTTCCCAAATCTTGACGCCAGTAACATCAGTTATAAGCTGGTTCAGCAACTCGGGGGGGGAGAAGTTCTTGGACCTTTTATCATGGGAATAAAAAAGGCGGCGAATGTGCTTCAGAGAACTTGCTCTGTTGACGATATAGTCAATACGATAGTCATGACTGCCCTTGAGTCCCAAGCCCTCGCTAAAGGAGTAGAATAGACTGCCTATGTCGGGTCAAATGAACGAAAAAGCCGTCGTCGTTGGAATTGGACTTAAAACAGATTCCTTTGTTGAGCTCAAAGACAGCCTCGCTGAACTCGAAGAACTTGTTTATGCGGCTGGCGGAGAGGTTGTTGGAACCCTGGCCCAGACACTTCCCCAATACAATCCTGCAACACTTCTGGGAACGGGAAAAGTATCAGAAGTAAAAGAACTCGTTGAAACATCAGGGGCGAATTTGGTGGTGATTGATCATCATCTGTCTGGAGTTCAAGGTCGAAATCTAGAAAAGGAAATTGGAGTTCGAGTGCTTGATCGGACGCAACTTATTCTGGATATTTTCGCCCAGAGAGCCAAAACCTATGAGGGAAAACTTCAGGTTGAACTGGCACAGATGCTGGACCAACTCCCTCGAATGGTCGGAGCCTGGCAAGGCTCTCTGTCACGGCAAGGAGGCGGGATCGGCACACGAGGCCCCGGAGAGACCGCCTTAGAAATTGATCGACGACGCATCCATGACCGTATCAAACAATTGCGAAAAAAATTGGAGAGCGTGACAAAAAGCCGCGCCCAATACCGCGCCGCTCGGCAACGGTTTGAGATTCCGAGTTTTGCTCTGATCGGATACACAAATTCAGGAAAGAGCACGCTGCTCAATCGACTTTGCAATGCCAAAGTGCTCACCAAGGATCAACCCTTTGCAACCCTTGATCCAGCGACTCGTAAAGTTTATTTGCCGGAAATCAAAAATGCCGTCGTCACCGACACAGTGGGTTTTATTCGGCGACTGCCGACAGAACTCATAGAAGCTTTTAAAGCCACCTTAGAAGAATCACTGGACGCCGATGTTTTGATTCATGTTGTTGATCTCAGCAGCGACCAAATGCAGGCGCAAATGACCGTCGTCCATGCTCTCATTAAGGAATTTGGATGGGAGAATAAACCCATCATACATGTTTTCAATAAGTCTGATAAGGCCCCTTTTGAGCGCCAATTTCAAATCAAAGAACACCCTCGCGTCTGCATGAGTGCGCTGACTGGTGAAGGAATTGATAAATTGCGCACCTTAATGATTGAGCAAATTCGTAAACTACATACGGATACCCAGCTGTTTTTCCACGCTCTGATGAACACCGCATTTATGAGTTGGGAAGAGAAAGTATGATCAATCGAACCGAACCCAATTCACAAGGAACCGTTTGCTTTGCAAAACTAACTCCTGATCAATTGCACAAATGGCAGGGTTTTTTGGTTAAGGCCCGATAATTTTGTGGAATGGACAATGCCCTTTAAATATGAAATCCTCCTCCTATGGAAACTGTACCGTCAAGATACCTGACTAAGCTTACCCGTTGCTTTTGTTTCGTTGGCTTCTCACTTGGATGTTCTGTGGGACTTGCTCAAGTTACTGAGAGTTCTAATTATGTTGAGGTTCACTGGGAGGATCCAAAGTTATTGAAGTCCCCTGACCCTCGTACGTCTGCTGCTTTGCTGCAAGGAAAAACTCTACCAAACGTGACGATCACGCTTTTAACGGAACAAGTTCAACTCTTGAAAGATCGCTTTCACCCAGACCCAATACCTTTCAAAAACGCCCAAGTTGATAACCTCCCGTTGAAAACAGGCGAAGATGGTCTCTTTAGCTTCGAGATTCGCGTCCCAAATGGACTGTATGTGATACCTGTAACTTTTGAACCAGAAAAAGGAATTCTGAGCAACGGAACCACTCAGTTCATCTATTTACAAATAGGAGATGGGCCGCCGCAGATTCTGCGCAACTTGGATGATTTTTCTGACATACTCTTCCCTCGGTGGACCCATTACCTCTCTGGAGGGATCGGACTCAACCTGCTCGTCTATTCAAAAAAAGCTCCGGCCGTTCCTGTAGATGTGAAATTTCAGTCATTCAAAGTCCCTCTCTCTCCATTTGGAGTATTTGCGCCAGCTTTCTCAAAACTGGAATCTGACGGGTTCTTTGCAGTATTCTCCAGGGGACACTTCTTCAGGTAATCGAGTTTCTCTCGATAAGGACTCCTATGACTGGACCCTCGCCGACCTTTCGACCTCGTATAGAAGGACCTCTTGGTATTTGATGTTAAAGAAGGAAAAAATCGAATGGAGAGCACTTGGTGGCGTTCAATTCGCCTTTGTTCCTTTTCTGCATACGAATCAGGCCGGCAGCACAACGCAGACAATCGATAGCAATCTTATTACGTTTTTATCTGGAGGTGGAGGAATTGATTATTATCCGAGCGCAAGTTGGAAATATTCAGCTTATTCACGGATTCAATATCCTCTATCAGCCGGCAGTCTTTTTCAAATCTCTACCCCCTTTTCATTTGATGGATCACTTGAAGTGACATATTTTCGTGATAATAGCGATCTTGCCTATGGTCTCAAATGGCACGGACAATGGACCCAGATGACTGCCACAGAATTTGATTTATGGACCTCAAGATCGGTCACCAGCAACGTCGGATTGCTCTATTCAGCCTTCCTATTACGTGTTTACTACAAACTAAATTAGAGCCCATGCGGCATTATGAGGCCTTGGAATCTCCTTTATAGTCACAAAAAACGAGAGTGACATCATCGCCTAGAGGTTCTTCACCTCTGAAATCGTTGAATGACTTTAAGACTCTTTGCAAGTCCAAAGTAGTTTGAGAGCAAGCTGTTGAGTGTTCCAAAATATCATTTAGAAATCTCCGTTCTCCAAACTGCTTTCCGTTACTATTGACGCCTTCAAGAAAGCCATCCGTGAAAAGAATAAGACGATCACCTTGTTGAAGCTTGAAATTCATTTTCTCAAATTTGAGATTGAGAGTTTCACCTAAGCGCGAACAGCGTCCCCCTAATAGAACATGAAAACCCTTCCCCCCTGGAACGGAAGGATCTTCGTGTAGAACCATAGGAGGATTATGGCTTGCGTTGATATAAGTTAATTCTCCGTTTAGTTTATCGATTGACGCAATAAAAAAAGTCATCATTAAATTCTGATTTCCCGCCGAATAAACTGCGCGATTGACACCCAGCAGGCAAGTTTCCAAAGTGACATCTTCCCGAGTCTCAAAGATGGAAATTGCAGCGCGAGCAGCGCTGGTAATGAGAGCCGACGACACCCCATGTCCTGTCGCATCGCCTACCATTAGATAAATTTTTTCAGGTGTATCAAAATAATACCACCAATCTCCACTGCATTCGGTCGCTGGAATATAGCACCCTGAGATCGATAAATCACCATATCGCGCATCGCTCTGCGGAAATAGCGATTCCTGAATGGCCTGAGCTGTCTCAAGTTCGCCTTCCATTCTGGCCTTCTCGGCTGTTTTGATGATTAATTCTGAAACTCTAACAGCCATTGCATTAAAGCTTTCCGATAGACTTCCGACTTCGTCGCGAGTATCAACTGCAACTTTTATATCGAAATTTCCGTCCGAAATTTTTTTTGTAGCGGCAATAAGCTCTCTCAATTTCGAAGTCAATATCCGAGAGCTAAGAACTGCCACGATGGTTAAAACCGATAGAATAGAAAAAAAGAACAACAAGGCCTTTTGGTAAAAAATATTTAAACTCGCAAATGCCTCACGCTTTGGTATGAGATTCAACAGGTAGAGATCTCCGATCCCAATGCGCGAATAACCAACGAAAAAATCATTTAACTCGGTAATTCGAGTATCGGAAATTCCGTCTCCTAAAATTGACCTATTTATTGTGGTCCAAAGATTGGTGTGAAAGATTCGCTCTTGCACATCTCGATAGCCCAACAAAACTTCATTATCCAAATTAACTAAGATATTCCGTAGTCCCTCTTCCCGACTAAAAATATGCTGGAGCTCGACTGAATCGACCACAAGAACGACTGTCATGTAGCGATTTCCGTTCAAATTTCGAACTTTAATTGCCATCATGAATAATTCTTCGCCCCCAACCTCAATCAGCTCAATCAGAAGTTGCCTCTTTCTCAGGCCGATCTCCCTTGATTTGAGCCACAACGAAGTGTCGAATGGAACCAATTCATTTTCGCCTCTTTTTGAATTGAAGTACCTATGAATCACTTCCTTCTCTGGAACAATTTGAAAGATAGAAAGATCTTTAACTTCGACATTTTGATCTAAATAGGACCATCCCTTGGGGGACATGGATGATGACTGGTAATCGTACCACGATTCGACATTTTTTGCGGCCTGTACGAATCTCATCAATTCAGATTTAATTCGAAATGATTGAGCCTTAGTTACAGAAAGTGAGGTTTCAAAGATATCATTGACCTTATCGATTTTAAAGGTGCTGCTCGTCGCAAGTGCAAAGAGCAACAGCCCTGCCAAGGGAAGTGCTGTCAGGAGTAGAAATATCTTCACCTTCAGTGAGATATAATCAGGTTTCATCATCAATTCTCTTCGACTTTTTTCACACTGAACCAAAGTACTTAGGTCGAGCCATTTCAAATAATTTTATATTTAGACGTTTCGAATATTCCTCATTCTGGCGATATAATTCTGATGAAAATTCGGAAGAACTTCATATCTAGATTAAAGTCTGAATCAGATTACAAAATTGTGGTTGTCGCAACGCTTGTCTTCATAATCACAACTTACCTGTTGATCTTCGGACATTTGCGGCCTTTTGAACACGAAACAATAGATCGAGAAAAGGTAGGCACTGTGACGCTAGCAAAGAATTCCGTCACCGTTCATCATGAGAGAGGTCTACATTGGCTTGATCTCCGCACCGGAGACGACATTTATGAAAATGATCGAGTATTTACAAGTCGCGATTCGATCGCTAAATTAACCTTAAATTCTGGCTTTCTCGAAATGGGACCCTCGACCCTGGTCGTCATCACTACCCAGGGCGACAAACCCCATTTAGACCTTCTCTACGGAACTCTTCTTGGAAAGTTCTCAGGCAATCCGGATTTCATTATCAAGCAGGGCAAACAGAAAATATTCATCGGTGGAGAAAACACGAGCCTAGGTTTGCAAACGAAGCAAAATGGAAATGGCGAATTGCAAGTTTATCAAGGAAGCATTGGCCTCACCGATGAAAATGGAAACAAAAAGCTCAGTGCTCCTGCGAGTTTGAATCTCGATGGAATTCATTCAGCAGATTTAAATCAAACGAAAATTTTTCTCATTCGACCAGAAAATGAATCAACAATTGAACTCTCTGAAATTCAAGAAATGGAATTCGCATGGAAGTTTGATGGTGAGAATGCAAGCTCCCAAGAAATGAAATTGGAATTTTCTACCGACCTTGGCTTCTCAAAGGTTCTTGAATCTATAAAAGTGTCTGGAAATTCAACGCAGATGAGGCCCACAGAAGCTCTGAGAGGATCAATGTTTTGGCGCATTGTGCGGGTTGAGGGAGGGAAGCGAATCGAGGAAAGTATTCCTTATCGCATATTCTTTAAGGACATGAGTTCTCCCGTTCTAGAATATCCAGAAATTGATCAGTCATTTGTTCGCAGCGAAAACATCAGTGACTCCCACCGACAGTTGTCCTTTCGCTGGAAAGGCAACGACATTGTGAATAGATTTCAGTTTCAAATTTCTACCTCGGCAGATTTCTCACAGATCGTTGAAGATGAAATCCAAGTCGGATCAGAGCGGACCACAGAGTGGCCGCCAGACGGTCGATATTTTTGGCGAGTTCGAGGACTGTATTCAAAGGATGAAGTGACCCAATGGAGCGGCACCGGCCGCTATCTCGTTGGCATGAGATCCTTTTTATCGCCCTTGACATTACGAACGCATTTGATCGAATTGGAACTCACGAATAGATCGGCAAGAAAGATCTATTGGAATAAGGGCTCTGACATACCTTATGTTAGATTTGAAAAGCCGCTAAAAAGGATCGAATGGGATCCTCATGCGTTTGGCGGA encodes:
- a CDS encoding TIGR04552 family protein, which gives rise to MSINFRFDHSMFQTLVGGVPALEIQTLNISNVEEARRFILTYGYDMNNEVHLDNLWKYYRRALNYLRTYLLRDDEQIPEMLSDPNQLKDLSYLLIYASTRNIQHNSVQGWACAILRVMHVLVHLENDLFAQFSKEIQEQILSPLQNYVHRDPVSGVWLGSSSDSDRIRLDKFVVKSFKSFDSAVNKLLAKPGAIAFTILDKLGARFVTRHLFDAFRVLRFLSDNNLVNFAHGISEESNNTLYPLNLFFETMETLSKGSDSSLEEIDRRLAAKLEEPGRHAEYRKKLNMFSSGNYRFLKFITRRLIRIEISEGGKPRQLSFFYPYEIQILDYGTYLQNLSGPSAHDQYKLRQKEFARRRVLGFLEKSKNA
- a CDS encoding NADP-dependent malic enzyme; its protein translation is MKNLDKEALEYHSAGAPGKIEVVSTKPVNTEYALSLAYSPGVAAPCKAIALNPDDVYKYTIRGNLVAVITNGTAVLGLGDIGPLAGKPVMEGKGILFKQFANIDVFDIELNSKDTESFIATVKNLEPTFGGINLEDIAAPECFVIEERLRKELQIPVFHDDQHGTAIITAAAFINACDISKRALETTRIVFNGAGAASIACAKLLKSLGVGGENIIMCDSKGVIRKGRTEGMNSYKEEFAVNTERKTLAEALDGADCFIGLSVSGAITPDMLKVMAPNPIVFAMANPIPEIDPRLALEARPDVIVATGRSDFPNQVNNVLGFPSIFRGALDVQATTINEEMKIAAVHALAKLAREDVPESVSAAYSNKTFHYGPEYIIPKPFDNRVLTTVAPAVAKAAMESGVARKPIEDFKKYKVRLESMQSLRRGFVRSHMNRVKTHARKRQLPVPTIIFPEGASTKILKAINMLKNEKVIRPILLGYEETILKKIKEMELDNLTGLTIWQPSKHPRFDEFVNRFYELRLRKGVMKAEAERLVSDPYYFSAMAVALGEVDGLVSGATHPYSECVRPILEIIGTGRRRTISGLNFVLWQDRMIFFADTTINIDPTAEQLASIAIHAAQVAKYFKIEPRIAMLSFTNFTATKESPQKMRKAAELVREKCPNLIVDGEMQADTAINPDIMERIFPFSNIKGGANVLIFPNLDASNISYKLVQQLGGGEVLGPFIMGIKKAANVLQRTCSVDDIVNTIVMTALESQALAKGVE
- a CDS encoding SpoIIE family protein phosphatase produces the protein MKWLDLSTLVQCEKSRRELMMKPDYISLKVKIFLLLTALPLAGLLLFALATSSTFKIDKVNDIFETSLSVTKAQSFRIKSELMRFVQAAKNVESWYDYQSSSMSPKGWSYLDQNVEVKDLSIFQIVPEKEVIHRYFNSKRGENELVPFDTSLWLKSREIGLRKRQLLIELIEVGGEELFMMAIKVRNLNGNRYMTVVLVVDSVELQHIFSREEGLRNILVNLDNEVLLGYRDVQERIFHTNLWTTINRSILGDGISDTRITELNDFFVGYSRIGIGDLYLLNLIPKREAFASLNIFYQKALLFFFSILSVLTIVAVLSSRILTSKLRELIAATKKISDGNFDIKVAVDTRDEVGSLSESFNAMAVRVSELIIKTAEKARMEGELETAQAIQESLFPQSDARYGDLSISGCYIPATECSGDWWYYFDTPEKIYLMVGDATGHGVSSALITSAARAAISIFETREDVTLETCLLGVNRAVYSAGNQNLMMTFFIASIDKLNGELTYINASHNPPMVLHEDPSVPGGKGFHVLLGGRCSRLGETLNLKFEKMNFKLQQGDRLILFTDGFLEGVNSNGKQFGERRFLNDILEHSTACSQTTLDLQRVLKSFNDFRGEEPLGDDVTLVFCDYKGDSKAS